The Solanum pennellii chromosome 4, SPENNV200 genomic interval CCATTTGCAAGAACTGAAGAAGAGGATCGAAGAAcgaaataaatcaattttcgTCACATTTCTATCAAACTTCAGCTGAAGAACACCATTTTCAGCCGAAGAATCGAAGAGTAGTGCGATTTCTCTGAAGACGAACTGAAGAAGACTATTTTCCAACAGAGCTTCACTGTTCAAGATTGGAGAGCTGAAGAAGatgattttcttcaaagattttTGGGTAAACTGCTATTCCATCagatttccttttgaaaattgaaagaaaatgcttCACAAATCAACTTGTCTCATGTCTTAAAGCTTTAGGTTGTTGGAATAGAGTTTATCAGGTAAGAGATTTTACCTTCAAAAGtctaaattatatgtttaagattttgatattcttgtgtgTCAGTCAAAAATTTAAGTTAGGGTTTTTATGTTCTTGTGTTGTTTATACGAATTTTGTTGATTTGGGAGTTTAGTTTATAGTTGTATTACGTATAAACGGGCATACGTAAGCTTGGTTTTTATGGGAACCAGAGATCTTATTAATTTACTGGATAgtaactctatttgctggaaatctgtcaaaacgcggctgggtcgacggacctcgcgacgggacgtcgtggtcacgacgagccatcgtggacctcgcgacgggccgccgtggacctcgcgacggaccgtcgtagtcaTGAGAGGCCGTCGTGGTAATGACgggccgtggtcatgacgggccgtcgtggtcatgacgggccgtcgtggtcatccgtcgtggtcatgacgggccgtcgtggactccgtcgtcccatacttgcaagtttcttctgctacttctctgatcttcatgacgaacatgcaggacggaccgtcatggctacgacggtccgtcacgctttccgttacagctgaaatttcaaattgattaattgttaaatttcttaattttgtgttctttcttgatggaaCAGATTTGTTTACTAGAGGAATTGATATTCAAGCAGTTAACGTTGTTATCAATTCTGATTTTCCTAAGAACTCAGAAATGTATTTGCACAGGGTATGTATAACAGATCTTTGACCTTgcttattgacttatatattgtttttgctatttcatcattggtaatttattgttagtgggtttggtttgaattgagctaaggttttgTTTCTCTTGACCACTATTCATCTTCCTTGTTTGGTATGGTTGAAGTGTAGTTTTGCTATGTCAGATTTAGTTTCCTTGTTTGATCGTGTGGAACATATTAACTACACAAGGAAACTGatctaattttctttaatttttgctgCTGCTGTAATCTACAATCTGGACTTGTCTCTCtttagttgttgttaatgtatttggtttaaattgagctaaggtcttgcttcttttgtttcactgtttttttggcatttgtatAGAACATTGGCATGGTATGGAATCTGCAATCTGCatatttgttgttaatgttttctgtaactgctgcttctatatataaatatttctgtcagtaaaatctattttctttcttattatatagaatatccatgttataaccataacttttGACATCCTAGTAGAAGGTATGCTTCCAtaactacaaacaaataaacaaataattattaggagaatctaattgtttgtgtctcctcattaattccttttttctttactaGGTCTGTTAGTTTGCGTGTatcatggttattgtataacaccaaatattttatattgtttttatgaagtttgaaccctaatgcaattattcattgttgaactcatttggaattctagacacctaagggaagatcatctactttgaacatcaaaagacaagtaggcatctactttgaacatcaaaagatgcaatctaattttctgtaactgctggatttcttgcctctctatattgttgcaatctgaacttcttacctcttctatataactgccaatatcttatttgtgtagggaaatggaggtgatcaaatttgaagtggatgatgaagagtttttgaactattgtaaaagtttaaatacatatttgatttattgtgtacacatttagaatattgatgtataagtatgggtatgtacacaacacatactatcttttggttgtacatgaaatatttctcgaagtttatttgaaatatatagcttcaatttaatgattaattagttcattttgtgttttaggtcacttgtatgtgtgtaaatatattatatatatttgtgctacatgtagacttataaatgttgaagttacactttgtaagtggctctaggtagataaaaagttacactttgaaagtgttgcaatagaaGACCAATAAAAAGCAACActtttaagtgtgaccaataaatctgaaaaggcaacgcttttaagtgtagtctaacaaaaaataggtgttgctaatgaacgtcttcaaagcgtgcccttatacctatttggctacgctttataagtgtagccaaagatgacaacatttaaaaagtgttgcctaatgtcaaaggttacgcttcttttgggcagcccctaaaaagtgttgctgaatgtccaaaagtgtagcattttatcaaaggccacactttttgctagtttaggctacagttacgtggtgttgctgtaggccgaaaatggtgtagtgtttgtactctcatatttatagtggattgctcatctcctttgtggacgtaggtcgattgatcgAACCATGTTAAAATCTTTGTGTCATTTGGTGTATTTCtcgtttgtcttcttactcgtggtctttcaagATTTGTTTTGCTAGCTttcgcgtttacacctgcttattttttaTCCTAACATTACTTACAACACAATTTTACACCAACACataacaaaaaagtaaaaaatcatAACTCAGAAATTATTATCTGTcgaatcaaaatcaaataatgcTGAAATTAACGTGGTTACAATTTAAAGTTGTAAAGAAGATGCAACAACATCGACCTTTTATTAGCCGATCAAGCAAATAAAAAAACCACCAATTACTTGACAATTAAAAGCCTCTATGCATACACAAAAAACGAGAACATCGACATCATCATAAGAACTAATTGATACaaattaatcaacaatataTATTTACCCTTTATGTGTATACTTCATCTTCAGAATCTGACCAAATCCTTCGACATACTCTCAGCAATAGCAAAAAAGCTGCAATATCAGACTTTTCtcaatatattttccttttatagaATTGAGGTTGCCATCAAAATTGTTCAATATCCCATTAATAAGTTTGAATTCTTTTCATTTATCGTCACTTCGATTATAATCATCAACACAACGACTATAATCAtcattttgattcattttagctTTTTTTCAAGCCTTGTATTCTCGTATATCATCGGGTTGATTTCATAACCGAATTCATCTTCATTGGTATACAGTCTCTCTCGTTGATTATCCATTTATATGGCCAATTAAGAAAGAATCTACGCAAATTAAACTTACAAAGGAAATCAATTTAACAAATTATACTTAAACTAAATATGAATAATACCTTGAATTGTTCTTTGGCTTTCTGAATTGAGAGATGATTTTGACTCTGTGTAGAAAAAGAGGATTTTGGTagctgaaaaaaaaaatactagaaGCATCCACTAAGTCTCTCTATATAAGTATGATTTTTTGCAGATAACAGTTATAATCGTTTAGCACATGTATTTTTATCTCACGTATAAATTTCTAGGCTAAGTTTTTATTCTTATTGTAGGTCAAAAGTCACTTTAGATAAAGTAAGTATTTGGGGGtgatattttgaagaaattttttcatctttttggaCTCAATTTTGTTGACacaattagaattttaaattatttttaaaatataatatgccTTCGTTTTGCAAGTACCGAGATCATAAGGAATGTTGTTATCATTTGATTTTtagaataaatcaaattaacaaataaatcatTGACACTATTAAAGATGTTTTAAAAGGCATGAGCGATAgtgaaaataaaagtaattcagaaaaggtaaattaaaaaaaggttaTAGATGTTGATCAaagtaaaactaatattttagaTCCACAATTGGCNCTAACAAATAAATCATTGACACTATTAAAGATGTTTTAAAAGGCATGAGCGATAgtgaaaataaaagtaattcaGAAAAggtattaaattaaaaaaaggttaTAGATGTTGATCAaagtaaaactaatattttagaTCCACAATTGGCGGCTGACATTTATGAACAAAGTTGTACAGGCTCCATGGATGTTGATACATATAATATTGGTCATCAAACAACTACTAAAAATAAAGCTATTTTAGAGATTTCAAATGATCTATAATTAGCTTTTAGTACTAAAATTTATAGATAtattacaacaaaaaaaatgtagatGCAATAGGTGATAACAATAACCAACGTGTTGCTATTCATAAGGTGCAATCAAgaaaatttagattgaaattgaTATCTATTACAACTAAACGAAAAACACAAGGGGAGTAACAAGAGTTGTGGTtgatgcatcgcgagttaattaAAGACAAATACTAATTGATATAACTGATGTTGAAAATTTTGGATAGCATATTTAGCAAGTTGAAAAAAGAATGCACCTAAAAACTGGGCATTGATTGCACtcaaaaaatcaattagttGAAAAAAGAATGCACCACTCATGATTAATGTTATACATCAATTATGTGGcttgacttcgagtttgtataattagtcacatttgtatatgtatagttgccagaatatacaaatacatatgtataatatacaattatttaatcaatatacatatacgaTTCACCCCTCTCCCACTCTCTGACCtttctcactcgcctctctcctccctctctcaatttCGTTCGCATCTCTcgtctctctctcccaatctcacttGCTTTTTATACaattgcatatgtataatatacaattatccaaccaatatacatatacaattcacttctCTCGCTcccctctctcctccctctcctatctcgctcacctctctcctctctctcgcaatttctcttgccatatatacaaatacatatgtataatatataattatctaaccaatatacatacacaattcacctctctccactTTTTGCcctctctctctcgcctctctcttctctcttccaGTATCGCTCGcttctctcctccctataacatgtaactacgaattgtaattatcaaactataattATGAAAGGTAACTAGGCTATTTTTTAgtggttatatgtgaaagtttacCATTGATTATTTGGTTACTTTATGCCAAAAATTACAAACTATTATGGGCTTGTATCAATATGGGCCAAACTTGCAGTTCCATATGGATTTGATACCCCCCTCAAGCCCATTTTACGAAACCCTAGCTCCCTTATAAACCTAACAATCtgtttttcttcatcttctcacACACTCTCTCTAAACCCTAGCTGTAAATCTAATACCTTACAATCATGGCGGAGAGAGGAGCAGGGGACAGAGGAGGCTTCGGTCGTGGATTTGGAGGACGTGGTGGTAGAGGTGGAGACCGCGGTGGAAGAGGCCGTGGCGGCCGTCGTCCACGCCGTGAAACAGAGGAGGAGAAATGGGTTCCAGTAACAAAGCTAGGAAGGCTCGTGAAAGATGGCAAAATCAGGTCACTTGAGCAAATCTACCTTCACTCACTCCCAATCAAGGAGTTTCAAATCATTGATACTCTTATCGGACCATCTCTCAAGGATGAGGTGATGAAAATCATGCCAGTTCAGAAGCAGACCCGTGCCGGACAGAGAACCAGGTTCAAGGCGTTTGTTGTTGTAGGTGACGGTAATGGCCACGTTGGTTTGGGTGTTAAGTGCTCAAAGGAAGTAGCTACTGCTATTCGTGGAGGAATTATATTGGCTAAGCTATCAGTGATTCCAGTGAGGAGAGGTTACTGGGGTAACAAGATTGGGAAGCCACACACTGTGCCTTGCAAGGTTACAGGGAAATGTGGGTCTGTTACTGTGAGGATGGTGCCTGCTCCTCGTGGTGCTGGTATTGTTGCTGCTCGTGTCCCTAAGAAGGTCCTTCAGTTTGCTGGTATTGAAGATGTCTTCACATCTTCTCGTGGATCCACCAAAACCCTTGGAAACTTCGTTAAGGTTTGATCTTTGAACAGATCTTGCAAATATTATTATTGCTAATACTTAATTGTGTGATGATTCTTTTACATGTATGTTACTATAGCGTAAGAATTGACGCGTATATCATTATAATTGAACAAAAAAGTTTAATTGTCTATACATTTCGTTTAAAATAGCTAATATGGAACTAAATAGAACATTTGTAAATATCCATGAGTTATTATGTTGATATAAAATGATCTTCCTATTGGAAAGTTATATCTATATCAATATTTGGCTACAAAGTTCCCAAATTTCAGAAAAATTGCTCTGAAACTTAGTAGATTATTACAGAGATAGTAACAATTGTTAGCCTTATAGTTCCAAATCTTGTCATTGTTCAGAGCAAGATTGTTTAGTTTAGTTCTGAAAGGATTGATGTATTAAGAGGTAGTTTGGTGTGACagcaaaaaaatatgttgtgaTTGGATAGAATTTTTGTATCTTGTTTGGTTGCCGTGCCATTTATATCATAGTGATGTTATCCCATATAGATGTTAGCTAACCCATAGATAACTAATTCTGGGATAACTTGTCCCAACCAAACGACCCTTTAGGTATTGGTTGAAATGGGACAGTGTGTTGTGATTGAATACAGTGTTGAGCAAGTCAAATTGTGGGATAGGAGCTGTATCATTATATCAATTCTTACCATTTACTGCAATACTAGTGCTGCAATGTGGGATAAGCACTTTGTTCTTAAAAAGCTATAAAAATTACTCTTAATGTGTAGAGGGTCATTGGATTGGGTTATCGCAAGTGTCGATCCAAACACCATCTTAGACTTTGTTTAAATGAACGGACTGCAATATAATTACACTTTTTGCTTTTACCATCTACTATTTTTATCCAAAACAGGGTTGATGATATCTGTATAGGATAAAAAGCATTAGGTTTCATCGTGTTTTGAGTCTGATACCACTCATAATGTATGCAGGCGACATTTGATTGTTTAATGAAAACCTACGGGTTCCTGACCCCAGATTTCTGGAAAGAGACTCGCTTCACCAAATCTCCATTCCAAGAGTACTTTGATATCTTGGCAAAACCTGCCAATAAGGTTATTGTCTACGCCACCGAAGAGGCAGCACCTGAGAGGGTTGAGGCTTGATTCATAGGATGTTATGTGCTCTGTTGTTTTGTTCTAGTAGTTTTctttattatgaaatgttagTATTCTAAATTTTGACTTCTGTTCTTGAGGGATATTTTCCGAAGACTTTGAAAGGATAATGTTCCTTGTTTTGGATTGTTTTCAACAATATATATGAAGTTCTCTTAATTGATCTCATCTTATCAGTTGATATGGTAGCATGTTTCATTTTACCTGACGTATGATTGTTGTGTGGTTTGTTAAATTCTACTTGAATTAATTGGTTATGCTGTTTTTGTGCagtattcataattttttttctgttgTTCCATCTTCTTTTTTACAATTGTAATTTGTGATGTGATTAATACTCATAATTAAGCTAAGTTGTGTGTAAATCTTGTCAGGTTCTATATAACAAATTTTATCATAAACATAAGTTTCGATCCAACTTTAGTTATTATGCTATGAATAATATACACGAATTTTGAAAGAAGAGTATATTTGTACTTGTACTATTGAAAAAAGGCTTAATATTATGTTTGTGTTATTGACTATTTATTGATATAGGTTTACTCCTATATGCCTTTTCTGAAAGGAAAAAGGCTTCTATTTCTTTCAAATAACCTGACTTATTCATTTTGGcggtttttatttattttttctatattgatTTAATATCAGTTGTAATTTCTTAGTGGTATCCATGTAAAGaggtatatatttataattaaattatatttatgacaCGTTTGCTTGGTTattcctttatatttttaaacatgttttcaatctattttaattttctcaagTAATGTTATCTAATCCAAGGTCTCATTTTTTCTTTCAGCtacactaatttatttttaaaaatatgaaagttTGTCTCATGagtgagtatatatatatatttttaattttccttcaaaatatctttgaagTAATACGTACTCACGACTTGATTGGTCTATCTTTAATCTTCTTATCgattgattttcttcttcagaCTTATAAACTAAAAAACATGTCAAAGGCTTCATCTTAAGTTCTAAAAAATATACTTCTGTACAATCTTCAAAAACAATATCATCTATAAAAGTGTAACAATGCTTACAGTCGATATATAAtagggaaactttcacatatagcaaacaaaaaattcatatttgtatgctatagcaaagtttgcataattgcgctccatagcaaatataaaattgtataatttgctatacatatacaattctataattcgctggcctaaattgtataattcgctagcctatttcgctgcaattgtataattcgctatcctatttcactgcaattgtataatgcacaattgtataattcgctgcaatatttttataaaatttattttgcatacaattgaatcaaattaaaatgtatgtatgttacataattataagtgtatagcaagaagatatatgtttttctctcgctttataaaaaacagaaacacaatatatacacttctgttgtataaagctagagaaaattgtatttcactNNNNNNNNNNNNNNNNNNNNNNNNNNNNNNNNNNNNNNNNNNNNNNNNNNNNNNNNNNNNNNNNNNNNNNNNNNNNNNNNNNNNNNNNNNNNNNNNNNNNNNNNNNNNNNNNNNNNNNNNNNNNNNNNNNNNNNNNNNNNNNNNNNNNNNNNNNNNNNNNNNNNNNNNNNNNNNNNNNNNNNNNNNNNNNNNNNNNNNNNNNNNNNNNNNNNNNNNNNNNNNNNNNNNNNNNNNNNNNNNNNNNNNNNNNNNNNNNNNNNNNNNNNNNNNNNNNNNNNNNNNNNNNNNNNNNNNNNNNNNNNNNNNNNNNNNNNNNNNNNNNNNNNNNNNNNNNNNNNNNNNNNNNNNNNNNNNNNNNNNNNNNNNNNNNNNNNNNNNNNNNNNNNNNNNNNNNNNNNNNNNNNNNNNNNNNNNNNNNNNNNNNNNNNNNNNNNNNNNNNNNNNNNNNNNNNNNNNNNNNNNNNNNNNNNNNNNNNNNNNNNNNNNNNNNNNNNNNNNNNNNNNNNNNNNNNNNNNNNNNNNNNNNNNNNNNNNNNNNNNNNNNNNNNNNNNNNNNNNNNNNNNNNNNNNNNNNNNNNNNNNNNNNNNNNNNNNNNNNNNNNNNNNNNNNNNNNNNNNNNNNNNNNNNNNNNNNNNNNNNNNNNNNNNNNNNNNNNNNNNNNNNNNNNNNNNNNNNNNNNNNNNNNNNNNNNNNNNNNNNNNNNNNNNNNNNNNNNNNNNNNNNNNNNNNNNNNNNNNNNNNNNNNNNNNNNNNNNNNNNNNNNNNNNNNNNNNNNNNNNNNNNNNNNNNNNNNNNNNNNNNNNNNNNNNNNNNNNNNNNNNNNNNNNNNNNNNNNNNNNNNNNNNNNNNNNNNNNNNNNNNNNNNNNNNNNNNNNNNNNNNNNNNNNNNNNNNNNNNNNNNNNNNNNNNNNNNNNNNNNNNNNNNNNNNNNNNNNNNNNNNNNNNNNNNNNNNNNNNNNNNNNNNNNNNNNNNNNNNNNNNNNNNNNNNNNNNNNNNNNNNNNNNNNNNNNNNNNNNNNNNNNNNNNNNNNNNNNNNNNNNNNNNNNNNNNNNNNNNNNNNNNNNNNNNNNNNNNNNNNNNNNNNNNNNNNNNNNNNNNNNNNNNNNNNNNNNNNNNNNNNNNNNNNNNNNNNNNNNNNNNNNNNNNNNNNNNNNNNNNNNNNNNNNNNNNNNNNNNNNNNNNNNNNNNNNNNNNNNNNNNNNNNNNNNNNNNNNNNNNNNNNNNNNNNNNNNNNNNNNNNNNNNNNNNNNNNNNNNNNNNNNNNNNNNNNNNNNNNNNNNNNNNNNNNNNNNNNNNNNNNNNNNNNNNNNNNNNNNNNNNNNNNNNNNNNNNNNNNNNNNNNNNNNNNNNNNNNNNNNNNNNNNNNNNNNNNNNNNNNNNNNNNNNNNNNNNNNNNNNNNNNNNNNNNNNNNNNNNNNNNNNNNNNNNNNNNNNNNNNNNNNNNNNNNNNNNNNNNNNNNNNNNNNNNNNNNNNNNNNNNNNNNNNNNNNNNNNNNNNNNNNNNNNNNNNNNNNNNNNNNNNNNNNNNNNNNNNNNNNNNNNNNNNNNNNNNNNNNNNNNNNNNNNNNNNNNNNNNNNNNNNNNNNNNNNNNNNNNNNNNNNNNNNNNNNNNNNNNNNNNNNNNNNNNNNNNNNNNNNNNNNNNNNNNNNNNNNNNNNNNNNNNNNNNNNNNNNNNNNNNNNNNNNNNNNNNNNNNNNNNNNNNNNNNNNNNNNNNNNNNNNNNNNNNNNNNNNNNNNNNNNNNNNNNNNNNNNNNNNNNNNNNNNNNNNNNNNNNNNNNNNNNNNNNNNNNNNNNNNNNNNNNNNNNNNNNNNNNNNNNNNNNNNNNNNNNNNNNNNNNNNNNNNNNNNNNNNNNNNNNNNNNNNNNNNNNNNNNNNNNNNNNNNNNNNNNNNNNNNNNNNNNNNNNNNNNNNNNNNNNNNNNNNNNNNNNNNNNNNNNNNNNNNNNNNNNNNNNNNNNNNNNNNNNNNNNNNNNNNNNNNNNNNNNNNNNNNNNNNNNNNNNNNNNNNNNNNNNNNNNNNNNNNNNNNNNNNNNNNNNNNNNNNNNNNNNNNNNNNNNNNNNNNNNNNNNNNNNNNNNNNNNNNNNNNNNNNNNNNNNNNNNNNNNNNNNNNNNNNNNNNNNNNNNNNNNNNNNNNNNNNNNNNNNNNNNNNNNNNNNNNNNNNNNNNNNNNNNNNNNNNNNNNNNNNNNNNNNNNNNNNNNNNNNNNNNNNNNNNNNNNNNNNNNNNNNNNNNNNNNNNNNNNNNNNNNNNNNNNNNNNNNNNNNNNNNNNNNNNNNNNNNNNNNNNNNNNNNNNNNNNNNNNNNNNNNNNNNNNNNNNNNNNNNNNNNNNNNNNNNNNNNNNNNNNNNNNNNNNNNNNNNNNNNNNNNNNNNNNNNNNNNNNNNNNNNNNNNNNNNNNNNNNNNNNNNNNNNNNNNNNNNNNNNNNNNNNNNNNNNNNNNNNNNNNNNNNNNNNNNNNNNNNNNNNNNNNNNNNNNNNNNNNNNNNNNNNNNNNNNNNNNNNNNNNNNNNNNNNNNNNNNNNNNNNNNNNNNNNNNNNNNNNNNNNNNNNNNNNNNNNNNNNNNNNNNNNNNNNNNNNNNNNNNNNNNNNNNNNNNNNNNNNNNNNNNNNNNNNNNNNNNNNNNNNNNNNNNNNNNNNNNNNNNNNNNNNNNNNNNNNNNNNNNNNNNNNNNNNNNNNNNNNNNNNNNNNNNNNNNNNNNNNNNNNNNNNNNNNNNNNNNNNNNNNNNNNNNNNNNNNNNNNNNNNNNNNNNNNNNNNNNNNNNNNNNNNNNNNNNNNNNNNNNNNNNNNNNNNNNNNNNNNNNNNNNNNNNNNNNNNNNNNNNNNNNNNNNNNNNNNNNNNNNNNNNNNNNNNNNNNNNNNNNNNNNNNNNNNNNNNNNNNNNNNNNNNNNNNNNNNNNNNNNNNNNNNNNNNNNNNNNNNNNNNNNNNNNNNNNNNNNNNNNNNNNNNNNNNNNNNNNNNNNNNNNNNNNNNNNNNNNNNNNNNNNNNNNNNNNNNNNNNNNNNNNNNNNNNNNNNNNNNNNNNNNNNNNNNNNNNNNNNNNNNNNNNNNNNNNNNNNNNNNNNNNNNNNNNNNNNNNNNNNNNNNNNNNNNNNNNNNNNNNNNNNNNNNNNNNNNNNNNNNNNNNNNNNNNNNNNNNNNNNNNNNNNNNNNNNNNNNNNNNNNNNNNNNNNNNNNNNNNNNNNNNNNNNNNNNNNNNNNNNNNNNNNNNNNNNNNNNNNNNNNNNNNNNNNNNNNNNNNNNNNNNNNNNNNNNNNNNNNNNNNNNNNNNNNNNNNNNNNNNNNNNNNNNNNNNNNNNNNNNNNNNNNNNNNNNNNNNNNNNNNNNNNNNNNNNNNNNNNNNNNNNNNNNNNNNNNNNNNNNNNNNNNNNNNNNNNNNNNNNNNNNNNNNNNNNNNNNNNNNNNNNNNNNNNNNNNNNNNNNNNNNNNNNNNNNNNNNNNNNNNNNNNNNNNNNNNNNNNNNNNNNNNNNNNNNNNNNNNNNNNNNNNNNNNNNNNNNNNNNNNNNNNNNNNNNNNNNNNNNNNNNNNNNNNNNNNNNNNNNNNNNNNNNNNNNNNNNNNNNNNNNNNNNNNNNNNNNNNNNNNNNNNNNNNNNNNNNNNNNNNNNNNNNNNNNNNNNNNNNNNNNNNNNNNNNNNNNNNNNNNNNNNNNNNNNNNNNNNNNNNNNNNNNNNNNNNNNNNNNNNNNNNNNNNNNNNNNNNNNNNNNNNNNNNNNNNNNNNNNNNNNNNNNNNNNNNNNNNNNNNNNNNNNNNNNNNNNNNNNNNNNNNNNNNNNNNNNNNNNNNNNNNNNNNNNNNNNNNNNNNNNNNNNNNNNNNNNNNNNNNNNNNNNNNNNNNNNNNNNNNNNNNNNNNNNNNNNNNNNNNNNNNNNNNNNNNNNNNNNNNNNNNNNNNNNNNNNNNNNNNNNNNNNNNNNNNNNNNNNNNNNNNNNNNNNNNNNNNNNNNNNNNNNNNNNNNNNNNNNNNNNNNNNNNNNNNNNNNNNNNNNNNNNNNNNNNNNNNNNNNNNNNNNNNNNNNNNNNNNNNNNNNNNNNNNNNNNNNNNNNNNNNNNNNNNNNNNNNNNNNNNNNNNNNNNNNNNNNNNNNNNNNNNNNNNNNNNNNNNNNNNNNNNNNNNNNNNNNNNNNNNNNNNNNNNNNNNNNNNNNNNNNNNNNNNNNNNNNNNNNNNNNNNNNNNNNNNNNNNNNNNNNNNNNNNNNNNNNNNNNNNNNNNNNNNNNNNNNNNNNNNNNNNNNNNNNNNNNNNNNNNNNNNNNNNNNNNNNNNNNNNNNNNNNNNNNNNNNNNNNNNNNNNNNNNNNNNNNNNNNNNNNNNNNNNNNNNNNNNNNNNNNNNNNNNNNNNNNNNNNNNNNNNNNNNNNNNNNNNNNNNNNNNNNNNNNNNNNNNNNNNNNNNNNNNNNNNNNNNNNNNNNNNNNNNNNNNNNNNNNNNNNNNNNNNNNNNNNNNNNNNNNNNNNNNNNNNNNNNNNNNNNNNNNNNNNNNNNN includes:
- the LOC107017089 gene encoding 40S ribosomal protein S2-4-like, yielding MAERGAGDRGGFGRGFGGRGGRGGDRGGRGRGGRRPRRETEEEKWVPVTKLGRLVKDGKIRSLEQIYLHSLPIKEFQIIDTLIGPSLKDEVMKIMPVQKQTRAGQRTRFKAFVVVGDGNGHVGLGVKCSKEVATAIRGGIILAKLSVIPVRRGYWGNKIGKPHTVPCKVTGKCGSVTVRMVPAPRGAGIVAARVPKKVLQFAGIEDVFTSSRGSTKTLGNFVKATFDCLMKTYGFLTPDFWKETRFTKSPFQEYFDILAKPANKVIVYATEEAAPERVEA